GTGGTCGGGCGTCTGTATGGCCCGATCGGGCCGAGCACGCTCATGACGGTGGGCGTCCTGATGATCGCGGGAGGCACGTATGCCTTGAGCCGTCTGACGCCGGAGGTTCCACACGCCTACATGGTGGTGTGGATGGTGGTGCGCAACGTGGGAATCGCTCTGTCGATGATGCCGGCCAGCAACGCGGGCATGGAGCAGATTTCACGCGAGCTGAGCGGCCACGCCTCCTCCATCAGCAACTGGCTGCGCAACGTGTTCGGGGCGTTCTCGATCGCCATCTTCACGTCGCTCCTGTCCACCTTCACCACCCGGGAGGCGGAGGCGCTCGTGCGGCAGGGGATGACGGAGCGCCGGAACATCGAGTTGTTCTCGTTCGTGGAGGGCATCAACGACGTCTACCTGGTGGCCACGGTGGTCGCCCTGGTGGCCGTGCCCCTCAGCCTGGGGATCCGCAAGAAGCCGGTGGAGCTCCAGGCCGCCGTGCAAGCACGCTAGGGATTGGGCGAGTCGGCCGACAGAGACAGCGGCGAGGGTGGATCCGGCGACGGGGCCCACACCGCGATTGGATGGGGCCGGGCTGCAGCGCCGTACTCTCTCACTGGAGGTCTACGTCATTGACGGAACCCGGTGGGGTACGCGCCATTCTGGTGCACCTGGGACTGCCCTCGCGGCCTGCGCAGCGGGCTGCAGCGCAGATGCCATCCCTCCTAGACGCTCTTGCTTGAATCTTTCCTCTGCTGGAGCGCTATGCTCTAGTCGGCGTCAGTGGGGGGAACAGGTCCCAGGCAGAGCCCTAGAGCCAGCCGCGTTCGCGGGCAATGAGCAACGCCTGTCAGGACTGTTGCTGGAGGAAGAGCATGCAGATCAGCTCAAACACGACAGGGATGCAGGCCGGCTTGAGTGTTTCGATGGACAAGGCAGGACGTGAGTTCTGCGTTATTGTTGTCAAGGGGACATTCTCGATAGGGGCCGATGGCTCCACGAAACTCGCTGATGAGCAAGCTCCTCTGGTGTACGCAGACGAGCATTTCGGTGAGCCGGCGAGCACCAGTATTCGCTATGAATGCGACTTCGCGATGAGCAAGCCGAGGACCGACGTCATCGTCAATGGGCAGGCCGTTGCGCCAGGAGGGAAGCGGGTCAGCAGCTTGCTTGTTTCATTGGAAATCGGCCATCTAAACAAGAAGGTGCTTGTCATTGGAGATCGTCATTGGGAGAGGGGGCTCGTGGGGATACGCGCCTCTGAGCCAGCACCCTTCGTTCAAATACCTCTTGTGTATGAGCGTGCATTTGGGGGGACAGACTACTCTCATCCCGATTCCCGGCATCATGGAGCCGAACTTCGCAACCCTGTTGGAAGGGGCTTCCGGAAGAACCCCAAGGCTGGTGACGTAGAGGGTCTGCCGCTGCCCAACATTGAAGCTCCGCAACAGCTGATAAGCACCTGGAAGGACACTCCACCACCGGCAGGATTCAGTGGGCTGGGCCGTGGTTGGCTTCCAAGAATCACGTATGCGGGTACTTATGACGAGCGGTGGATGACCGAGGTCCGCCCCTTGCTGCCACACGACTTCGACCCCCAATACTTCTTGAGTGCCCCAAGAGATCAACAAGTACCGCATTTGAAGGGGGGGGAAATCATCCGCTGCACGAATATGACCCTTGATCGTGAACTGCGGGTTCAGGTTCCTTCGATCCAGGTTCCCATTACCTGCCGGTTTCAATCTCGCAACGAGCAGATCTCCCCGATACTCGACACGGTTGTTCTCGAGCCCGATCGCCGCCGCTTGTTGGCTGTCTGGCGTGCAGCGGTTCCGGTTGGCCGCAAGCTGACCGAGCTGCGCGCGGTGACGGTCGGGCCGCAGCGCAGAACTCGCTCGCCAGCGCCCCTCTACAACAAGCCGCGCTTCAAGTCCTTGGCGGAACTTGTTGACTGGTCGAAAAAGATCCGGCCCGGACAGGGGAAGAACTGATGCCAAAGCCGCTCTGTATCACCGCGATTGGAATGAGCTGCCCTGTAGGGCTCTACGCGCAGGCTGCCTGTGCCGCGATCCGGGCCGGCATTGTCCGGTTTCAAGAGCTCCCCTATCAAGACAACAAGGGACGAGCCATCGTTGGTTCTTGTGTCGCGTCCCTGCCTTTCTCGCTTCAAAGGCGGGAAAGGCTCGTTGGCTTGCTTGCGCTCGCGCTTGAAGACGGGCTTCGGCAAACACCGTCGTTGGACTTACAGCGAACCCCACTGATAGTCGGTGTCGCGGAGCCAGGAAGCCCTGGTGGAGAGGCTGCGCTGACCGAAGACTTGATCGCGCGGGTTGAGTTCCGTTTGCAGCGGCACTTTCATCCCAGGCTGTCGCGCGTGCTCGCCAAGGGGAATACTGCAGGTTTCCATGGCTTGGACATCGCGCGCCAGGTGCTCCAGCGCCGCGAAGCCGCAGCTTGCATCGTGTGCGGAGTCGATTCGCTTATCAACGCCAATGCCCTGCTCTGGCTGGGGGAGCATCTGCGGCTCAAGACGGAGGACGAGTCAGACGGCATCATCCCTGGAGAGGCTGCGGCCTGTGTCATCCTCGAGCCATACCCTGGCAAGAAGCAAGGGACTCTAGCCATGGTGCGCGGAGTTGGTTTCGGGCATGAAGAAGCAAGCCTCCTCTCGGATGAGCCACTTAGGGCGGCAGGCCTGGCCGGCGCGGCCCGCGCTGCGCTTGCTGATGCAGGGCTTTCCATGCATGAGCTGGATTTCCGCCTCTCGGATGCCGTCGGTGAGCACTATGGATT
The sequence above is drawn from the Archangium gephyra genome and encodes:
- a CDS encoding DUF2169 family type VI secretion system accessory protein, producing MQISSNTTGMQAGLSVSMDKAGREFCVIVVKGTFSIGADGSTKLADEQAPLVYADEHFGEPASTSIRYECDFAMSKPRTDVIVNGQAVAPGGKRVSSLLVSLEIGHLNKKVLVIGDRHWERGLVGIRASEPAPFVQIPLVYERAFGGTDYSHPDSRHHGAELRNPVGRGFRKNPKAGDVEGLPLPNIEAPQQLISTWKDTPPPAGFSGLGRGWLPRITYAGTYDERWMTEVRPLLPHDFDPQYFLSAPRDQQVPHLKGGEIIRCTNMTLDRELRVQVPSIQVPITCRFQSRNEQISPILDTVVLEPDRRRLLAVWRAAVPVGRKLTELRAVTVGPQRRTRSPAPLYNKPRFKSLAELVDWSKKIRPGQGKN